One window of the Allosaccharopolyspora coralli genome contains the following:
- a CDS encoding class I SAM-dependent RNA methyltransferase produces the protein MTQERDHAGQADKLDWTGRRLEVEVGPVAHGGHCVARYEGRVVFVRHALPGEVVFAEVTEDPGRGFCRADAVEVKSAAPGRVRPPCPLAAPELGTARCGGCDWQHADETTQRELKGAVVTEQLQRIAGLNHPVTVQALPGGPLRWRGRVRLAVGRDGRVGFRAHRSHRVVPVQDCPITVEGTLDAVVDRRWTATSEVEVTRDADEQVHVTAHRRDRDRRGGRAPRSKPVPHRIAGADTAHETAAGRAWRVAPHGFWQVHRHAGDVFSAVVNRMAAAPEGGVAWDLYGGVGLFAAGLAEQVGSAGSVLLVESSRRAVKDAQANLADLPQVEFRAQTVESALSTPGARPDVVVLDPPRKGAGREVVEAIGVHRPQRIVHVACDPAALARDVALFAEQGYRLADLEAFDAFPMTHHVECIALLERDE, from the coding sequence GTGACCCAGGAACGGGATCACGCCGGGCAGGCGGACAAGCTGGACTGGACGGGACGTCGGCTGGAGGTCGAGGTCGGTCCGGTGGCGCATGGCGGGCACTGCGTGGCGCGATACGAGGGGCGGGTCGTCTTCGTCCGGCACGCGCTGCCGGGTGAGGTCGTCTTCGCCGAGGTCACGGAGGATCCCGGTCGGGGGTTCTGCCGGGCCGACGCGGTCGAGGTGAAGTCGGCGGCGCCGGGACGGGTGCGGCCGCCGTGCCCGTTGGCGGCTCCGGAACTCGGCACCGCTCGCTGCGGAGGATGCGACTGGCAGCACGCGGACGAAACCACGCAGCGTGAGTTGAAAGGCGCTGTGGTCACCGAACAGTTGCAGCGCATCGCCGGTCTGAATCACCCGGTCACTGTGCAGGCGTTGCCGGGTGGTCCGTTGCGCTGGCGCGGCAGGGTGCGGCTCGCGGTGGGGCGCGACGGCCGCGTCGGTTTCCGGGCGCATCGCAGCCATCGGGTCGTCCCGGTGCAGGACTGCCCGATCACGGTTGAGGGGACACTCGACGCGGTGGTCGATCGCCGTTGGACGGCGACCTCCGAAGTGGAGGTCACCCGCGACGCCGACGAGCAGGTGCACGTCACCGCGCATCGCCGCGACCGGGATCGGCGGGGCGGTCGTGCGCCGCGCTCGAAACCGGTGCCGCACCGCATCGCCGGGGCCGACACGGCGCACGAGACGGCGGCCGGTCGAGCGTGGCGCGTGGCACCACACGGCTTCTGGCAGGTTCATCGGCACGCGGGCGATGTGTTCTCCGCCGTCGTGAACCGGATGGCGGCCGCACCCGAGGGTGGTGTCGCCTGGGACCTCTACGGCGGTGTCGGCTTGTTCGCGGCGGGGCTGGCCGAGCAGGTCGGTTCGGCTGGTTCGGTCCTGCTCGTCGAGTCTTCGCGACGGGCCGTGAAGGACGCGCAGGCCAACCTGGCGGACCTGCCGCAGGTCGAGTTCCGCGCGCAAACCGTGGAATCGGCACTGAGCACGCCGGGTGCACGACCGGACGTCGTGGTTCTCGATCCGCCGCGAAAGGGCGCAGGCCGTGAGGTGGTCGAAGCGATCGGAGTGCACCGACCGCAGCGGATCGTGCACGTCGCCTGCGACCCGGCCGCGCTCGCCCGCGATGTAGCCCTGTTCGCCGAACAGGGCTATCGGCTCGCGGATCTCGAAGCCTTCGACGCGTTCCCGATGACGCACCACGTGGAGTGCATTGCCCTCCTGGAACGGGACGAATGA